Proteins encoded by one window of bacterium:
- a CDS encoding phosphomannomutase/phosphoglucomutase yields the protein MNPGINTEIFREYDIRGVVGTDLTPEIAERIARAYAADRNLSGSPVVLGADNRTHSPALAAGVARGLNASGCDVAGIGTVITPTFYFARVHWRIEGGVMVTASHNPSEFNGFKLAGGFGTLHGEQIQAVRRRAETGPFAEGTGRIEAREIVPAYMEMLREKIRLGPRRLRVALDCGNGTASLIAPQVLAAWGVEVVPIYCDSDPSFPNHHPDPVDPHNLTDLIALVRRERCDLGIGVDGDGDRIGVVDDQGEILWGDLLMVLYWREILPRYPGADVIVEVKCSQVLVDEVTRLGGRPFFYRTGHSLIKAKMREIGAVFTGEMSGHMFFADEYYGFDDALYAAGRLLRILSHTDAPLSALMADVPRYPVTPEVRVTCSDARKFDVVARVAEAFKRDHQVIDVDGARVLFDDGWGLVRASNTQPVLVLRAEAATPAGLERIKQTIGTALARFHEVGPVEW from the coding sequence ATGAATCCAGGCATCAACACTGAGATCTTCCGCGAGTACGACATCCGCGGAGTGGTCGGCACAGACCTGACCCCGGAGATTGCCGAGCGGATCGCCCGGGCGTACGCGGCCGACCGCAACCTGTCCGGAAGCCCGGTGGTGCTGGGAGCGGACAACCGCACGCACTCGCCTGCGCTGGCAGCGGGTGTGGCTCGGGGCCTCAATGCCTCGGGGTGCGACGTTGCTGGGATCGGGACGGTCATCACGCCCACCTTCTACTTCGCGCGTGTACACTGGAGAATTGAGGGCGGGGTTATGGTAACTGCCAGCCACAACCCGTCCGAGTTCAACGGCTTCAAGCTGGCCGGCGGGTTCGGGACGCTGCACGGGGAGCAGATTCAGGCGGTCCGGCGGCGGGCGGAGACCGGGCCGTTCGCGGAGGGTACGGGCCGCATCGAGGCCCGCGAGATTGTTCCGGCGTACATGGAGATGCTGCGGGAGAAGATCCGGTTGGGCCCGCGGCGTCTGCGGGTGGCGCTCGATTGCGGAAACGGAACGGCCAGTCTGATCGCGCCCCAGGTGCTGGCCGCTTGGGGCGTCGAGGTTGTGCCGATCTACTGCGACTCCGACCCGAGCTTCCCCAATCACCACCCGGATCCCGTGGACCCGCACAACCTGACAGACCTGATCGCCCTGGTGCGCCGCGAGCGGTGCGACCTGGGGATCGGGGTGGACGGCGACGGCGACCGGATTGGGGTCGTGGACGATCAGGGCGAGATCCTCTGGGGCGACCTCCTGATGGTCCTCTACTGGCGCGAGATCCTACCGCGCTACCCCGGCGCCGATGTGATCGTCGAGGTGAAGTGCTCGCAGGTTCTAGTGGACGAGGTGACCCGCCTGGGCGGCAGGCCGTTCTTCTACCGCACGGGCCACTCGTTGATCAAAGCCAAGATGCGCGAGATCGGCGCGGTCTTCACCGGCGAGATGTCGGGGCACATGTTCTTCGCGGACGAGTATTACGGCTTCGACGACGCCCTCTACGCCGCCGGACGGTTGCTGCGGATCCTCTCTCACACCGATGCGCCGTTGTCGGCGCTGATGGCCGACGTGCCGCGCTACCCCGTTACGCCGGAGGTACGTGTAACGTGCTCCGACGCGCGTAAGTTCGATGTCGTGGCACGTGTGGCCGAGGCGTTCAAGCGCGACCACCAGGTGATTGACGTGGACGGCGCGCGTGTGCTGTTCGATGATGGATGGGGACTCGTACGGGCCAGCAACACCCAGCCGGTGCTGGTGTTGAGGGCGGAGGCGGCGACCCCTGCCGGACTAGAGCGGATCAAACAGACGATTGGGACCGCGCTGGCGCGCTTCCACGAAGTGGGGCCGGTGGAGTGGTGA
- the cysC gene encoding adenylyl-sulfate kinase — protein sequence MSHQGCVVWLTGLPGSGKTTIARALETELRTEGVPVEVLDGDEIRAALSPELGFSPADRELHNRRVIFLAKLLSRNGVVAVVSLISPYRAVRDAAREELGRFVEVWVKCSIEECIRRDPKGHYRRALSGQNAQMTGVQAPYEPPERAELVADTEQWSVERCVAEIRSVVAACGYLPPQGLAPRGLA from the coding sequence GTGAGTCACCAGGGGTGCGTGGTGTGGTTGACCGGACTACCCGGCTCCGGCAAGACGACGATCGCCAGGGCACTGGAAACCGAACTGCGGACCGAAGGGGTACCGGTTGAGGTTCTGGATGGCGACGAGATCCGTGCGGCGCTCAGTCCCGAGTTGGGTTTCAGCCCGGCCGACCGCGAGCTGCACAATCGCAGGGTGATCTTTCTGGCGAAGCTGTTGAGCCGCAACGGCGTGGTGGCCGTCGTTTCTCTGATCTCACCCTACCGCGCGGTGCGCGACGCCGCGCGTGAGGAGCTGGGCCGCTTCGTCGAGGTATGGGTGAAGTGCTCGATCGAGGAGTGCATCCGGCGGGATCCCAAGGGCCACTACCGGCGCGCGCTGAGCGGGCAGAACGCGCAGATGACCGGTGTGCAGGCGCCGTATGAGCCGCCGGAACGCGCCGAGTTGGTCGCGGACACCGAACAGTGGTCCGTAGAGCGCTGTGTCGCCGAGATCCGCAGCGTGGTGGCCGCCTGCGGCTACCTCCCGCCGCAAGGGCTGGCGCCGCGAGGGTTGGCGTAA
- a CDS encoding adenine phosphoribosyltransferase codes for MDLKAYIRDVPGFPIEGVIFRDITPLLRSPEAFLHALDALEAYCRPKQPDVIVAIEARGYILAAPLALRLGAAFVPARKPGKLPWKTIREEYQLEYGVAALEMHEDAIAPGQRVVIVDDVIATGGTLNATRRLVERLGGTVVGMACLVELTFLNGRSALEGAELFSVLSY; via the coding sequence GTGGACCTCAAGGCCTACATACGAGACGTGCCCGGCTTTCCTATAGAGGGCGTGATCTTCAGGGACATCACCCCCCTGCTGCGCTCGCCGGAGGCGTTCTTGCACGCGCTGGACGCTCTTGAGGCCTACTGCCGGCCCAAACAACCGGACGTAATCGTGGCAATCGAGGCGCGCGGCTACATCCTGGCCGCGCCGCTGGCGCTTCGGCTGGGCGCGGCGTTCGTGCCGGCACGCAAGCCAGGCAAGCTGCCGTGGAAGACCATCCGCGAGGAGTACCAGCTCGAGTATGGGGTGGCGGCGCTCGAGATGCACGAGGACGCCATCGCCCCTGGACAGCGGGTGGTGATTGTGGACGACGTGATCGCGACCGGAGGCACCCTGAACGCCACCCGCCGGCTGGTCGAACGCCTGGGCGGCACGGTGGTGGGGATGGCCTGCCTGGTGGAGCTCACGTTCCTGAACGGCCGAAGCGCGCTGGAGGGGGCGGAGTTGTTTTCGGTGCTTTCCTACTAG
- a CDS encoding alkaline phosphatase family protein, with amino-acid sequence MVPRKLLIVGLDCAAPRLVFEEFLNDLPNLRALMGSGIHGVLRSCDPPITIPAWTVMATGKTPGELGMYGFRHRRGASYSDGWIVSSHTVAEATYADLLGRAGKNVCLVGIPPGYPPRPVNGCSVACFLTPGPDSPSTYPSGLKEELRAVAPRYEYDVEFRTEDRETLLAALFDMTDQHFRAIEHLLVTKPWDLFQFVEIGVDRLHHAFWKFWDRAHPKYEPGNRYEGAMRAYYRFVDEWLGRLLEVLPANTDVLVVSDHGAKGMRGALCVNQWLIEQGYLTLARQPEAIVPIENAAVDWSRTVAWGWGGYYARIFLNVGGREAQGIVPSSDYSRVRAELAERLRAIRDPNGRIMDTRVFTPEELYPSCLGDPPDLMVYFDDLYWRSAGTIGHPSLYLDENDTGPDDAVHAHEGLYIWHRPGTVGSRLADATIYDVAPAVLRVLGLDGEAGGRGKGLEIE; translated from the coding sequence ATGGTGCCGAGGAAGCTGTTGATCGTCGGGCTGGACTGCGCCGCGCCGCGGCTTGTTTTCGAAGAGTTCCTCAACGATCTCCCAAACCTGCGCGCGCTGATGGGTTCGGGAATCCACGGGGTGCTCCGGAGCTGCGATCCCCCAATCACGATTCCCGCGTGGACGGTGATGGCGACCGGGAAGACCCCGGGTGAACTGGGCATGTACGGGTTCCGGCACCGGCGGGGGGCCTCATATTCAGACGGCTGGATAGTCAGTTCGCACACCGTGGCTGAGGCGACATACGCCGACCTCCTCGGCCGCGCGGGCAAGAACGTGTGTCTGGTGGGCATACCTCCCGGCTATCCTCCCCGGCCGGTCAATGGATGCTCGGTCGCGTGCTTTCTCACGCCCGGGCCGGACAGCCCCAGCACCTACCCTTCCGGGCTCAAGGAGGAACTGCGCGCGGTGGCGCCGCGCTACGAGTACGACGTTGAGTTCCGAACCGAGGATCGAGAGACGCTGCTGGCCGCGCTTTTCGACATGACCGACCAGCACTTCCGGGCGATCGAGCACCTGCTCGTCACCAAGCCCTGGGACCTGTTCCAGTTCGTGGAGATCGGCGTGGACCGGCTGCACCACGCGTTCTGGAAGTTCTGGGACCGGGCCCACCCCAAGTACGAGCCCGGGAACAGGTATGAGGGCGCGATGCGGGCCTACTACCGGTTTGTGGATGAATGGCTCGGCCGGCTGCTGGAAGTGCTTCCGGCGAACACGGATGTGCTCGTGGTATCCGACCACGGCGCCAAGGGCATGCGCGGCGCCTTGTGCGTCAACCAGTGGCTGATCGAGCAGGGATACCTAACACTGGCGCGGCAGCCCGAGGCGATCGTGCCGATCGAGAACGCGGCGGTTGACTGGTCCCGGACGGTAGCGTGGGGATGGGGTGGGTACTACGCCCGGATCTTCCTGAACGTCGGGGGGCGTGAAGCTCAGGGTATCGTCCCCAGTTCCGACTACTCGAGGGTCAGGGCCGAGCTGGCCGAGCGGCTGCGCGCGATCCGTGATCCCAACGGGCGCATCATGGACACCCGGGTGTTCACCCCCGAAGAGCTCTATCCGTCGTGTCTGGGCGACCCACCTGATCTGATGGTCTACTTTGACGATCTCTACTGGCGCTCGGCCGGCACGATCGGCCACCCATCGCTGTACCTGGACGAGAACGACACCGGACCCGACGACGCGGTGCACGCGCACGAAGGTCTCTACATCTGGCACAGGCCCGGGACAGTGGGGAGCCGGCTGGCGGATGCGACGATCTACGACGTTGCCCCTGCGGTGCTGCGGGTCCTCGGGCTCGACGGCGAGGCAGGCGGGCGGGGAAAGGGGTTGGAGATCGAGTGA
- the sat gene encoding sulfate adenylyltransferase, translating into MIAPHGGRLVNQVLEGSAREKWLALAESLPVIQIGLDVAYEVENLATGVFSPLEGFMTRADLEHVLHRKRLASDLPWTVPVVLDVSRDDVSGIGPGDPVVLAWRDRRVAILHVAEVFPLDREELAGASYGTLDERHPGVQRVAGMRELLLGGRVELLDSAADLFAAYRLSPAETRVLFRMRGWRTVVGFQTRNVPHIGHEYVQKTALTFADGLFINPVIGRKKPGDFKDEVILETYAVLMRNYFLRDRAVLGILRTEMRYAGPREAVFHAIVRKNFGCTHFIVGRDHAGVGSFYGPYDAHAIFEEFPDLGIVPLFFTAFFYCKRCESVANEKTCPHGTEHQVQFSGSLLRAALEGKDPEVARLIRPEVAEAIARYPDPLVGTEEITGPAR; encoded by the coding sequence ATGATTGCGCCCCACGGCGGTCGGCTCGTGAATCAGGTGCTCGAAGGTAGCGCGAGGGAGAAGTGGCTGGCCCTGGCCGAAAGCCTCCCCGTCATTCAGATCGGCCTGGACGTGGCGTACGAGGTGGAGAACCTCGCGACCGGTGTCTTCAGTCCCCTTGAGGGGTTCATGACTCGAGCAGACCTTGAGCATGTTCTGCACCGGAAGCGTCTCGCCAGTGATCTCCCCTGGACGGTTCCGGTCGTGCTGGACGTGAGCCGTGACGACGTGTCCGGCATCGGGCCGGGTGACCCTGTGGTGCTGGCTTGGCGCGATCGGAGGGTTGCGATTCTGCACGTTGCCGAGGTCTTCCCACTCGACCGCGAGGAGCTCGCCGGGGCGAGCTATGGCACGCTCGACGAGCGGCATCCCGGGGTGCAGAGGGTTGCGGGCATGCGCGAACTCCTCCTCGGGGGGCGTGTTGAGCTGCTGGATAGCGCCGCCGACCTGTTTGCCGCCTACCGGCTCTCGCCGGCGGAGACACGGGTGCTGTTCCGCATGCGCGGCTGGCGGACGGTCGTGGGGTTCCAGACGCGCAACGTGCCGCACATCGGGCACGAGTACGTACAGAAAACGGCACTGACCTTTGCCGACGGTCTGTTTATCAACCCGGTCATCGGACGCAAGAAGCCTGGCGACTTCAAGGACGAGGTAATCCTGGAGACGTATGCGGTGCTGATGCGGAACTATTTCCTGCGCGACCGCGCTGTGCTTGGGATTCTCCGGACGGAGATGCGGTACGCGGGGCCGCGCGAGGCGGTCTTCCACGCGATCGTGAGGAAGAACTTCGGGTGCACGCACTTCATCGTGGGCCGCGACCACGCCGGGGTCGGGAGCTTCTATGGTCCGTATGACGCCCACGCGATCTTCGAGGAGTTTCCCGACCTGGGGATCGTTCCGCTGTTCTTTACGGCGTTCTTCTACTGCAAGCGGTGCGAGAGCGTGGCCAACGAGAAGACGTGCCCGCATGGGACCGAGCACCAGGTGCAATTCAGCGGATCACTGCTGCGCGCGGCGCTGGAGGGAAAGGACCCCGAGGTCGCCCGCCTGATCCGCCCGGAAGTGGCAGAGGCAATCGCGCGCTATCCCGATCCCCTTGTCGGGACGGAAGAGATCACCGGGCCTGCGCGCTGA
- a CDS encoding sugar phosphate nucleotidyltransferase gives MKAIIPVAGVGRRLRPHTHTQPKALMHVAGRPILGHILDELVAAGVDEAVLVVGHLREKIEEFVRGRYKIPVHFVEQKEALGNGHAIYVAREHLNGEGVLIIMGDTIIKADLPRVLALEESAIGVRQVADARRFGVVEVSDGHVRRLVEKPEVPQSNLAIVGVYLIRNPLLLAGCLERLINEGRQVRGEYWLADALQMMVEAGERMRTFHITGWFDCGTSEALLEANRELLSAEQLPAYVPDGSVVIQPSYVDPSAVVEGSVIGPYASVAEGARVSHSVIKDSIVNAAATLDGVLLEHSIIGEHASVTGRPARINLGDSSEVELG, from the coding sequence ATGAAAGCCATCATCCCCGTTGCCGGAGTCGGCCGCCGCCTGAGGCCGCATACCCATACCCAACCCAAGGCGCTCATGCACGTGGCCGGCCGCCCGATTCTTGGGCACATTCTCGACGAGCTGGTCGCGGCGGGCGTGGACGAGGCGGTGCTGGTCGTAGGGCACCTGCGGGAGAAGATTGAAGAGTTCGTCCGCGGCCGCTACAAGATCCCGGTCCATTTCGTGGAACAGAAGGAGGCGCTGGGCAACGGGCACGCGATCTATGTGGCGCGGGAGCATCTGAACGGCGAGGGTGTCCTGATCATCATGGGCGACACCATTATCAAGGCCGACCTTCCGCGGGTGCTTGCGCTTGAGGAGTCCGCCATAGGGGTTCGCCAGGTGGCCGACGCCCGCCGCTTCGGGGTCGTGGAGGTGTCCGACGGCCACGTGCGTCGCCTGGTCGAGAAACCCGAGGTTCCGCAGAGCAACCTGGCCATCGTGGGCGTCTACCTGATCCGGAACCCCCTCCTGCTTGCCGGGTGCCTTGAGCGGCTCATCAACGAGGGGCGGCAGGTGCGGGGCGAGTACTGGCTGGCCGATGCGCTGCAGATGATGGTCGAGGCCGGCGAGCGGATGCGGACCTTTCACATTACCGGCTGGTTTGACTGCGGGACGTCCGAGGCGTTGCTGGAGGCGAACCGCGAGCTGCTTTCGGCCGAGCAACTGCCCGCGTACGTACCCGATGGATCGGTGGTCATACAGCCGTCCTACGTGGATCCCTCGGCCGTGGTTGAGGGGTCGGTGATCGGCCCGTACGCCTCGGTGGCAGAGGGCGCGCGCGTCTCTCATTCGGTTATCAAGGACAGCATCGTTAATGCCGCCGCAACGCTGGACGGCGTGCTGTTGGAACACTCCATTATCGGCGAGCACGCCTCGGTGACAGGCCGGCCGGCCCGGATCAACCTGGGTGATTCGTCCGAGGTCGAACTCGGATAG
- a CDS encoding glycosyltransferase encodes MPRVSVIITARNEEALIAEALGSVLAQSYRDFEVVVVDDGSDDRTTEVAEALSDPRVRVIRQPRIGRAAALNLAVAASSGEFLAPQDADDLWLPERLSRQVAFLDAHPEIALVGAGVMIRDARGRDRLYLRPTSDRAIRLAMGWGNPIVHTAALIRRRAMEVVGPYADTLFEDYELFIRIAESHLVANLPGVLVVVRKTRPGSRSRAVARGLAQREKLRLQRLAIERLRLPPRARLGLLRTLAATALFSTFEKIARPTGPAP; translated from the coding sequence GTGCCCCGGGTCAGCGTCATCATCACCGCACGCAACGAGGAAGCCCTTATCGCCGAGGCCCTCGGCAGCGTGCTGGCGCAGTCCTACCGGGACTTCGAGGTCGTGGTGGTGGACGACGGATCGGACGACCGGACGACCGAAGTCGCCGAGGCCCTTAGCGACCCGAGAGTCCGCGTGATCCGGCAGCCCCGCATCGGCCGCGCCGCGGCGCTGAACCTGGCGGTCGCAGCGTCGTCAGGGGAGTTCCTCGCCCCTCAGGACGCCGACGACCTGTGGCTGCCGGAGCGCCTGAGCCGCCAGGTGGCGTTCTTGGACGCGCATCCGGAGATCGCGCTGGTGGGCGCCGGCGTGATGATTCGGGACGCGCGGGGGCGGGATCGTCTCTACCTGCGCCCTACGTCGGACCGTGCAATCCGCCTGGCGATGGGGTGGGGGAACCCGATAGTGCACACGGCCGCGCTGATCCGACGCCGGGCCATGGAAGTCGTCGGCCCCTACGCCGACACGCTCTTCGAGGACTATGAGCTGTTCATCCGCATCGCCGAGTCGCACCTGGTGGCCAATCTCCCCGGGGTGCTGGTGGTGGTGCGGAAGACGCGGCCGGGCAGCCGGTCCCGGGCAGTGGCGCGCGGTCTCGCCCAGCGCGAGAAGCTGAGGCTGCAGCGGCTGGCGATCGAACGGTTGCGCCTCCCCCCACGGGCGCGGTTGGGGCTGCTGCGCACCCTTGCTGCGACCGCACTGTTCTCCACCTTCGAGAAGATCGCCCGGCCCACTGGCCCGGCGCCATGA
- a CDS encoding glycosyltransferase, translated as MKISLVLATANRTVEPERFLASLAAQTCRDFDLVVVDQNADDRVVRLLEPHRDRFPLVHLHSPPGASRARNAGLQQATGDIVGFPDDDCWYPTNLLEGVARFFEAHPEWDGLVVRSVDERGAASMIRGAPGEVRVTRHNAGWLVVTYALFVRRRFIEQAGGFDPHLATGAGTPWGAGEDTDYVLRGMAAGMRVFYTSALAVCHSPAVRAYDRQARARALAYGRGAGYVMRKHRFPFWYALRRSWAGPAARMMLALLRFRTDEAGYHWAELNGRVWGWVRAGEVLRAATGPEQAARSPDARPRVLHVITLSDWGGAQAHVLALARGFRHLYDVTVACGPGGPLVARLQKEGIRTVEIPGLTRNPRPLADLATLVRLSRWMRRERFALVHCHSTKAGLLGRVAARAAGIPAVLFTAHGWPFAGSWWPPIIRALLVLAERAAARFTTTIICVSHHDREAALRAGIGPPERLVVIPNGIAPEPWLADSAAEEGGRGTGEPCTAVMVGRFKEPKDPVTLVNAWARVGAAHRLLLVGDGPMRPEVEALVRKQGLEGRVAVLGARDDVPVLLRSSDIFVLSSRWEGMPLAVIEAMMGGLPVVATDVGGVSEAVVNGETGLLVPPGNADALSVALDRLLTDPALRRRMGEAGRRRALEHFTEERMLAETAAVYERALSVRARPMPGPASWAP; from the coding sequence ATGAAGATCTCCCTGGTGCTCGCGACGGCGAACCGCACGGTCGAGCCGGAGCGGTTCCTGGCCTCCCTGGCGGCCCAGACCTGCCGCGACTTCGACCTAGTAGTGGTCGACCAGAACGCCGACGACCGGGTGGTGCGGCTTCTCGAACCCCACCGAGATCGTTTCCCCCTCGTTCACCTGCACAGCCCGCCGGGAGCCTCGCGGGCGAGGAACGCCGGGTTGCAGCAAGCCACAGGGGATATCGTGGGGTTCCCCGACGACGACTGCTGGTATCCTACTAACCTGCTCGAGGGAGTAGCGCGGTTCTTCGAGGCGCACCCTGAGTGGGATGGGTTGGTGGTCCGCTCGGTGGACGAGCGGGGCGCAGCCTCGATGATCAGGGGAGCGCCCGGCGAGGTGCGCGTGACCCGGCACAACGCCGGGTGGCTGGTGGTAACCTACGCGCTCTTCGTGCGCCGGCGATTCATCGAACAGGCGGGCGGGTTCGACCCGCACCTCGCGACTGGGGCCGGTACGCCCTGGGGGGCGGGGGAGGACACTGACTACGTCCTGCGGGGCATGGCTGCGGGGATGCGGGTGTTCTACACGTCGGCGCTCGCGGTATGTCACAGCCCGGCGGTGCGTGCCTACGACCGGCAGGCCAGGGCCCGGGCTCTCGCCTACGGTCGCGGGGCCGGCTATGTCATGCGCAAGCACCGCTTTCCGTTCTGGTATGCCTTGCGGCGCTCCTGGGCCGGCCCCGCAGCCCGGATGATGCTTGCGCTGCTGCGGTTTCGCACGGATGAGGCCGGCTACCACTGGGCCGAACTGAACGGCCGGGTGTGGGGCTGGGTGAGGGCAGGCGAAGTCCTCCGCGCAGCCACCGGCCCGGAGCAGGCGGCGCGATCGCCGGACGCCCGCCCCCGCGTCCTGCACGTGATCACCCTCTCGGATTGGGGCGGGGCCCAGGCGCACGTCCTTGCGCTGGCGCGGGGTTTCCGGCATCTCTACGATGTGACCGTGGCATGCGGGCCGGGCGGGCCGCTGGTGGCCCGCCTACAGAAGGAAGGCATTCGCACCGTGGAGATTCCGGGCTTGACCCGCAATCCCCGCCCGCTTGCCGACCTGGCAACCCTCGTGCGGCTCTCGCGCTGGATGCGCCGGGAGAGGTTCGCACTGGTGCACTGTCACAGCACCAAGGCGGGACTGTTGGGGAGGGTCGCGGCAAGGGCCGCCGGGATACCCGCGGTGCTGTTCACAGCCCACGGATGGCCGTTCGCCGGATCCTGGTGGCCCCCGATCATTCGCGCGCTTCTCGTTCTCGCAGAGAGGGCGGCCGCCCGGTTCACCACAACCATCATCTGTGTCTCGCACCACGACAGGGAGGCAGCGCTGCGGGCCGGGATAGGGCCGCCAGAGCGGCTGGTGGTGATCCCCAACGGCATCGCACCGGAGCCCTGGCTGGCGGATTCCGCGGCGGAAGAAGGCGGGAGGGGGACCGGCGAACCGTGTACGGCCGTGATGGTCGGCAGGTTCAAGGAGCCCAAGGACCCGGTCACGCTGGTGAACGCCTGGGCGCGCGTCGGTGCAGCTCACCGCCTCTTGCTGGTGGGAGACGGCCCCATGCGCCCGGAGGTTGAGGCGTTGGTCCGCAAGCAGGGGCTGGAAGGACGCGTCGCAGTGCTCGGGGCGCGTGACGATGTGCCCGTGTTGCTCCGCTCCTCGGACATCTTCGTGCTTTCAAGCCGCTGGGAGGGAATGCCGCTTGCCGTCATTGAAGCCATGATGGGCGGCCTGCCGGTAGTGGCCACAGATGTCGGCGGTGTCTCGGAGGCGGTGGTGAACGGAGAGACCGGGTTACTCGTCCCGCCTGGGAACGCCGACGCGCTCTCCGTGGCGCTGGATCGGTTGCTGACCGACCCCGCCCTTCGCCGCCGCATGGGAGAGGCAGGCAGGCGCCGGGCGCTTGAGCACTTCACCGAGGAGCGGATGCTGGCCGAGACCGCCGCCGTCTACGAGCGCGCGCTTTCCGTGCGGGCCCGCCCAATGCCCGGCCCGGCCTCATGGGCGCCATGA
- a CDS encoding exopolysaccharide biosynthesis polyprenyl glycosylphosphotransferase produces MRSPREFRQPLRISERKVLLAFLDLALLNLALLVTLSVRLHFPLAASTVAQRTFWFVLLSAAWVFAASVAELYDLRLAARLPAGPIRAALAVVTADALYLTLPYVTPNLLPSRLTLLWFFGTTTVFVAAWRAFYALVLVQPSFRHRVVIAGAGRAGREVLAAMREYGRTEYVPVGFVDSDPAVLGEEVDGLPVLGNHRDLPGVLEQAQVSEVVVACTGSADGDLLRSLVKCQERGVTVTPVHRLLEDLTGQVPIEHADGNLHIALPLDRPPPALYDAFKRLADLLLAAVGLLATAVMTPLVAAALWLEDRGPVFYRQRRVGRGGREFVLLKFRTMVADAESNGVQWAGVNDPRVTRVGRALRRFHLDELPQAVNVLRGEMSVVGPRPERPEIVTELEALIPFYRTRLSVQPGVAGWAQVNFGYADSVEDAMVKLRYDLFYIKHRSVLLDAQIIIRTVGHVFRHGGR; encoded by the coding sequence ATGAGGAGCCCGCGCGAGTTCCGGCAGCCGCTTCGGATTTCGGAGCGCAAGGTGCTCCTGGCGTTTCTGGATCTGGCCTTGTTGAACCTTGCGCTGCTCGTCACCCTGTCCGTACGACTCCACTTCCCGCTGGCGGCAAGCACGGTTGCCCAGCGGACGTTCTGGTTTGTCCTGCTCTCGGCAGCGTGGGTGTTCGCGGCTTCGGTGGCCGAGCTCTACGATCTGCGGCTTGCAGCCCGCCTGCCCGCAGGACCCATCCGCGCGGCGCTCGCCGTCGTGACGGCCGATGCGCTCTACCTGACTCTCCCCTATGTGACGCCGAACCTGTTGCCTTCGCGCCTGACGCTGCTGTGGTTCTTCGGTACCACCACGGTTTTCGTTGCCGCGTGGAGGGCGTTCTACGCGCTCGTCCTGGTCCAGCCGTCGTTCCGCCACCGGGTGGTGATCGCGGGTGCAGGCCGGGCGGGCCGGGAGGTACTGGCGGCAATGCGGGAGTACGGCCGCACCGAGTATGTGCCCGTGGGGTTCGTGGACAGCGACCCGGCGGTCCTGGGAGAGGAGGTGGACGGGCTGCCGGTGCTGGGCAACCACCGCGATCTCCCCGGTGTGCTGGAGCAGGCCCAGGTCTCCGAGGTGGTCGTGGCCTGTACCGGCAGCGCCGACGGCGACCTCCTGCGCTCCCTGGTGAAATGCCAGGAGCGCGGCGTCACGGTGACGCCGGTGCACCGGCTACTCGAAGATCTCACCGGACAGGTTCCAATCGAGCACGCCGATGGCAACCTGCACATAGCGCTGCCGCTGGATCGTCCTCCCCCTGCGCTCTACGATGCGTTCAAGCGCCTGGCCGATCTCCTCCTGGCCGCGGTTGGCCTGCTGGCGACGGCTGTGATGACACCCTTGGTGGCGGCTGCCCTTTGGCTCGAGGACCGGGGCCCGGTCTTTTACCGCCAGCGCAGGGTCGGCCGTGGAGGACGGGAGTTCGTGCTCCTGAAGTTCCGTACCATGGTCGCGGACGCGGAGTCCAACGGCGTGCAGTGGGCCGGTGTCAACGACCCCCGCGTAACAAGGGTCGGCCGGGCGTTGCGGCGGTTCCACCTCGATGAGCTGCCCCAGGCCGTCAACGTCCTGCGCGGCGAGATGAGCGTGGTAGGTCCTCGACCCGAGCGGCCCGAGATCGTAACCGAGCTGGAGGCGCTGATTCCCTTCTACCGGACGCGTCTCAGTGTCCAGCCGGGCGTGGCCGGATGGGCCCAGGTCAACTTCGGGTACGCCGACTCAGTCGAGGATGCGATGGTGAAGCTCCGCTACGATCTGTTCTACATCAAGCATCGCTCGGTGCTGCTCGATGCGCAGATCATCATCCGCACCGTCGGTCACGTGTTCCGGCACGGGGGGAGATGA